From one Rhodamnia argentea isolate NSW1041297 chromosome 1, ASM2092103v1, whole genome shotgun sequence genomic stretch:
- the LOC115743328 gene encoding heterogeneous nuclear ribonucleoprotein 1-like produces MDSDQGKLFIGGISWETNEDRLKEYFGQYGDVMQAVVMRDKVTGRPRGFGFVVFADPAILDRVLQDKHTIDGRTVEAKRALSREEQQTNARSGNQNPDRGSGAGGNIRTKKIFVGGLPPTLTDEGFRQYFEAYGHVNDVVIMYDQNTQRPRGFGFISFDTEEAVDRVLHKTFHDLGGKQVEVKRALPKDANPSGGGRSMGGGGGGGYQGYGGSSGNSGTAYDGRMDSNRYIQPQNAGGSFPPYGSSGYSAPGYGYGPASNGMGYGGYGSYAGSTGYGGPAGAAYGSMPTSGYGGGPQGGPRSSWGSQPPTGYGAMGYGGAAPWGAAGAGGGSTGGGPGSAPAGHSPSGGAGYGNQGYGYGGYGGSDVSYGNQGGYGAVGGRSGSTPNSGSGGEMQPSAGSYMGSGYGDAAYGNAGWRSDPSQTSGNYGSQSNGPHGGQAAYGGGYGGGQTRQAQQQ; encoded by the exons ATGGATTCGGATCAGGGAAAGCTGTTCATCGGGGGGATTTCGTGGGAGACCAACGAGGATAGGCTCAAGGAGTACTTCGGCCAGTACGGCGACGTCATGCAGGCCGTCGTCATGAGGGACAAGGTCACCGGCCGGCCTCGCGGGTTCGGGTTCGTGGTCTTCGCGGATCCGGCGATACTCGATAGGGTTTTGCAGGATAAGCACACCATCGACGGAAGGACG GTTGAGGCTAAGAGGGCTTTGTCAAGAGAGGAGCAGCAAACTAATGCAAGATCTGGAAACCAAAATCCTGATAGAGGCAGTGGAGCTGGTGGAAATATAAGAACAAAGAAGATCTTTGTGGGAGGTTTGCCTCCTACTTTGACTGACGAGGGCTTTCGTCAGTATTTTGAGGCTTATGGTCATGTAAATGATGTAGTAATCATGTATGATCAGAATACTCAACGACCCCGAGGTTTTGGGTTTATATCTTTTGACACAGAAGAGGCTGTAGATAGGGTTTTGCACAAGACATTCCATGATTTGGGTGGGAAGCAAGTGGAAGTTAAGCGGGCACTTCCAAAAGATGCTAATCCTAGTGGAGGTGGCCGTAGTAtgggtggtggaggtggtggtggttaCCAAGGTTATGGTGGTTCTAGTGGTAATTCAGGCACTGCATATGATGGTCGGATGGATTCGAATAGGTATATTCAGCCACAGAATGCTGGAGGTAGTTTCCCGCCATATGGTTCTTCTGGATACAGCGCACCTGGCTACGGCTATGGTCCTGCCAGTAACGGCATGGGTTATGGCGGCTATGGAAGTTATGCTGGAAGCACTGGATATGGTGGTCCTGCTGGTGCAGCTTATGGTAGCATGCCCACTTCTGGTTACGGAGGTGGTCCACAGGGTGGGCCTAGAAGCTCATGGGGCTCTCAACCTCCCACAGGATATGGAGCTATGGGGTATGGTGGTGCTGCTCCATGGGGTGCTGCAGGGGCTGGTGGTGGTTCAACTGGCGGTGGTCCTGGTTCAGCACCTGCTGGTCATTCCCCTAGTGGTGGAGCAGGATATGGCAATCAAGGTTATGGGTATGGTGGTTATGGTGGAAGTGATGTATCTTATGGAAATCAGGGTGGGTATGGTGCTGTTGGAGGGCGCTCTGGAAGTACTCCAAACAGTGGTTCTGGTGGAGAAATGCAGCCAAGCGCTGGTAGCTACATGGGAAGTGGTTATGGTGATGCAGCTTATGGAAATGCAGGATGGAGATCGGACCCATCACAAACTTCTGGAAATTATGGTTCTCAGTCAAATGGTCCTCATGGTGGGCAGGCTGCTTATGGTGGTGGTTATGGTGGTGGACAGACCCGCCAAGCTCAGCAGCAATGA